Proteins from one Capricornis sumatraensis isolate serow.1 chromosome 2, serow.2, whole genome shotgun sequence genomic window:
- the PLA2G4F gene encoding cytosolic phospholipase A2 zeta — protein MLWALWPRWLTSKGLPLLGAVQLQKREKRGPQWQQWRRETHPFYDLQVKVLRAKNIQGTDLLSKADCYVQLWLPSACPSPARTRVVANCSDPEWNETFHYRIHGAVKNVLELTLYDKDILDNDQLALLLFDLRSLKPGQPHRHTFPISQQESHELQVEFVLEKSQVPAPEVITNGVLVAQPCLRIQGTLRGDGTAPHLEHGPRQIQLAVPGAYEKPQLLPLQPPTEMGVPAMFTFHVNPVLSSRLEVGLGKKLMVQGDPRVKEETQTSKPGILLSSLALGQEQQCVVALGEGQEVAMSVKAEMSSGDLDLRLGFDLCDGEKEFLEKRKRLVSKALQQALGLSHAPDSNQVPVVAVLGSGGGTRAMSSLYGSLAGLQELGLLDTVTYLSGVSGSTWCISTLYKDPAWSQVALQGPIERAQARVCSSKMGAMSTERLHYYAQELGIRESSGHSTSLIDLWGLLIEYFLYQEENPAKLSDQKEAVSQGQNPYPIYASVNVRSNVSGEDFAEWCEFTPHEVGFPKYGAYVPTELFGSDFFMGRLLQLRPESRICYLQGMWGSAFAASLDEIFLKTSGRGLSFLDWRKDSVNITDDCQDLQLHKPGRLRTRLFTPQGPFYQALLDICTSRLTSAENSNFTRGLYLHEDYASGREFVAWKDLHPDAFPNQLTPMRDCLYLVDGGFAINSPFPLSLQPQRAVDLILSFDYSLDAPFEVLQMTEKYCLDRGISFPRIEVSPEDIKEPHECYLFAKAEDPSSPIILHFPLVNHTFRTHLAPGVERKTAEEKAGGDFVINGPDTPYGMMNFTYEPQEFEQLVALSRYNVLNNVETVRKALQLALDRRQTGGRTGG, from the exons ATGCTCTGGGCGCTCTGGCCCAGGTGGCTGACAAGCAAGGGGCTGCCCCTCCTGGGTGCGGTGCAGCTACAGAAGCGAGAGAAGAGGGGACCTCAGTGGCAGCAGTGGCGG CGAGAGACCCACCCCTTCTATGACCTCCAGGTGAAGGTGCTGAGGGCCAAAAATATCCAGGGCACAGACCTGC TGTCCAAAGCTGACTGCTATGTGCAACTGTGGCTGCCCTCAGCATGCCCCAGCCCCGCCCGGACCAGGGTGGTGGCCAACTGCAGTGACCCCGAGTGGAACGAGACCTTCCACTACCGGATCCATGGTGCCGTGAAG AATGTCCTGGAGCTCACCCTCTATGACAAGGACATCCTGGACAATGACCAGCTCGCTCTGCTGCTTTTTGATCTGAGGAGCCTCAAGCCAGGCCAACCACACAGACACACCTTCCCCATCAGCCAGCAG GAGTCACACGAGCTGCAGGTGGAATTTGTTTTGGAGAAGAG CCAGGTGCCCGCACCTGAAGTCATCACTAATGGGGTCCTGGTG GCTCAGCCATGTTTGAGAATCCAGGGCACCCTCAGGGGCGATGGAACAGCCCCACATCTAGAGCACG GTCCTAGGCAGATTCAGCTGGCAGTGCCCGGAGCCTACGAGAAGCCCCAGCTCTTGCCCTTGCAGCCTCCCACGGAGATGGGCGTCCCAGCCATGTTCACCTTCCACGTGAATCCAGTACTCAGCTCCAGGCTGGAGGTGGGCCTAGGAAAGAAGCTCATGGTCCAG GGCGACCCGAGGGTCAAGGAGGAGACCCAGACCAGCAAGCCTGGCATCCTGCTCTCGTCTCTGGCCCTAGGCCAGGAGCAGCAGTGTGTCGTGGCCCTGGGGGAG GGCCAGGAGGTGGCCATGAGTGTGAAAGCAGAGATGAG CTCTGGGGACCTTGACCTGCGTCTTGGCTTCGACCTCTGTGATGGGGAGAAGGAGTTTCTGGAGAAGAGGAAGCGGCTCGTGTCCAAGGCCCTTCAGCAGGCTTTGGGGTTGAGCCACGCTCCCGATAGTAACCAG GTGCCTGTGGTGGCCGTGCTGGGTTCAGGAGGTGGGACCCGAGCCATGTCGTCTTTGTATGGCAGTCTGGCTGGGCTACAGGAGCTCGGCCTCTTGGACACTGTGACCTACCTGAGCGGGGTCTCCGGGTCCACCTG GTGCATCTCCACACTCTACAAGGACCCAGCCTGGTCCCAGGTGGCCTTGCAGGGCCCTATTGAGCGTGCCCAGGCTCGGGTGTGCAGCAGTAAGATGGGGGCAATGTCCACGGAGCGCCTGCATTACTACGCCCAGGAACTGGGAATCCGggaaagcagtggccacagcacttcCCTCATTGACCTCTGGGGCCTTCTTATTGAATATTTCTTGTACCAGGAG GAAAATCCTGCCAAGCTGTCTGACCAGAAGGAGGCAGTCAGCCAGGGCCAGAACCCTTACCCCATCTACGCCAGTGTCAACGTCCGCAGCAACGTCAGTGGGGAGGACTTTGCAG AGTGGTGCGAGTTCACCCCCCATGAGGTCGGCTTCCCCAAGTATGGCGCATATGTTCCCACCGAGCTCTTTGGCTCAGACTTCTTCATGGGGCGCCTGCTGCAGCTCCGGCCCGAGTCCCGGATCTGCTACCTGCAGG GTATGTGGGGCAGCGCCTTTGCAGCCAGCCTGGATGAGATCTTCCTGAAGACCTCTGGCCGGGGCCTCAGCTTCCTAGACTGGCGCAAAGACAGTGTGAACATCACAG ATGACTGCCAAGACCTCCAGCTTCACAAACCAGGGCGGCTGAGAACCAGGCTCTTCACCCCTCAGGGACCCTTCTATCAGGCTTTGCTGGACATATGCACCTCCCGGTTGACCTCAGCCGAGAACTCCAACTTCACCCGGGGCCTCTACCTGCACGAGGACTATGCGTCTGGCAGGGAGTTTGTGGCCTGGAAAG ATTTGCATCCAGACGCCTTCCCCAACCAGCTCACTCCCATGAGGGACTGTCTATACTTGGTGGACGGAGGCTTTGCCATCAACTCCCCATTCCCGCTGAGCCTGCAGCCACAAAGAGCTGTGGACCTCATTCTGTCCTTCGACTATTCCCTGGATGCCCCTTTTGAG GTCTTACAGATGACAGAGAAGTACTGCCTGGACCGAGGCATCTCCTTCCCTAGGATTGAGGTGTCCCCGGAGGACATAAAGGAACCCCACGAGTGCTACCTGTTTGCCAAGGCTGAGGACCCAAGCTCACCCATCATACTGCACTTCCCCCTGGTCAACCATACTTTCCGCACACACCTGGCCCCAG GTGTGGAGCGAAAAACGGCTGAGGAGAAGGCTGGTGGGGACTTTGTCATCAACGGGCCAGACACTCCCTATGGCATGATGAACTTCACCTATGAGCCCCAAGAGTTTGAGCAGCTGGTGGCCCTGAGTCGATACAATGTCCTGAACAATGTGGAGACTGTGCGGAAGGCCCTCCAGCTGGCTCTAGACCGGCGACAGACTGGGGGCAGGACTGGAGGCTGA